The Coffea arabica cultivar ET-39 chromosome 2c, Coffea Arabica ET-39 HiFi, whole genome shotgun sequence genome includes the window CCTGAAGAGGATCTCCAAAGAAAGGTTTATcttcaaaaaatgttacatcCATGGTTACAAACATTTTTTTCGAAATGGGGTCAAAGCATTTATACCCCTTTTGCGTGGGTGCATATccaacaaaaatgcattttcttgcTCGAGGGTCTAACTTACTTCGACCTTGTTCATGATTGTGAACAAAGGATATGCACCCAAACACCTTTAATGAGACTTCATATGTTAATCGAGACATGGGATAAatggttttgaaaaaattcagagGAGTTTGGAAATTCAAGGTTCTTGAGGGCATTCTGTTTATGAGATATGTAGCAGTTAAAATTGCTTCGCCCCATAGATATTTAGGaacatttcttgaaaaaagtaaTGCCCTCGCCACTTCTAAAAgatgtttattttttctttcagctACCCCATTCTGTTGTGGGGTATCATTGCAGGAGCTTTGATGCACAAtccctttttcaagaaaaaaacttcccaaaattttattgaaatattcTTTTCCATTGTCACTCCgaacaattttgactttttcttgaaattgtgTCAAAACCATGCTGTAGAATTTTTGAAACACACTTGCAACCTCTGATTTCTCTCTTAACAAATACACCCAACAAACTCTTGTGTGATCATCGATGAATGTAACAAACCATTTTTTTCCAGATGAAGTTGAAATTCTAGAGGGACCCCAAACATCAGTATGTAATAGAAAAAACGGTTTTGAGGGCTGATAAGGATGTATAGAAAATGTAGACCGATGATGTTTAGCCAATTCGCAGATTTCACATTGAAAAGAAGATGAATCTTTATTCTTAAACAAATCTGGAAATAAGTATTTCATGTAATAAAAGCTAGGATGTCCTAGTCTAAAGTGCCATAACATAATCTCTTTATTACTAGTAATAGAGACAGACCCGTAACATGTGTTTTTGATTGGTGTTGTCATATCTGATCCATCTTCAAGGAAGTAAAGTCCCCCATTTTCTCTAGCACATCCAATCATCCTCCCCGTGGTCAGTTCCTGAAACTCacaaaaagaggggaaaaaattaATCCGACACATGAGATCCCTAGTTAATTTACTTATGGACAGCAAATTGCATGATAACTTTGGAACATGAAGAACTCTATGAAGTGTTAGAGTAGGAGAGATGACAACGGAACCTATGCCAGCTATGACGGATAATGATCCGTCAGcaaccttgacccttttattgccTGCACATGGACTGTAGGTAGAAAATAATTGTGACACACTAGTCATATGGTCAGTGGCCCCAGAATCAATAACCCATATAACCCGTGGACAAGATGCATTTGATGTTTTACATGAAAGAGCAATAGTAAAAGGTTTACCATTTTTAGCAAAAGAACAGAAAGGAGTGAAGCTTTTTGGCTCAGTGACTGAAAATTGTGGAGACTTAAAGAGTTTGTACAGTTGGCTTAATTGTTCCTTTGTGAAGGCTGGTGTCTCAAAGTCAGTTTGTTGCTTTTGAGAATCCTCATTCACAGTCTGCAACACCTTGCTATCAcctccatttttcttcttgaaattcgATGGTTTCCCATGTAATTTCCAGCATGTGTCCTTTGTGTGCCACGACTTTTTACAGTGTTCACACCAAGGCTTCCTTCTTTTATCCCCGTCCAAATCTGTCCCCTTAGAAACCAATGCTGAAGTCTCAACTTCATCCTCTGCCTTGGACTTTGGTGATGACTTCAGCATCACCTTACGCCTTGATTCTTCTCTTCTGACTTCAGAAAATACTTCACGAATGGAGGGGAGAGGCTTCCTGCCCAAAATACGACCTCGCACCTCATCGAGTTCTTGATTTAGTCCAGCCAAGAAGACATAGACTCTGTCGTTCTCCTCCCGTTTCTTGTATCGAACACTGTCTGCACGGCAGTCCCATTCATCCTCATAACAAAGATCCAATTCCTGCCATAAAGTTACCATCTGATTGTAATAGGTTGTAACATCTCTATCTTCTTGTCTTGATTTCCACAATTTCGTCTTGAGATTGAAAATTTGAGACGAATTCTCTATATCGGAATACATATCCCGGACAGCGTCCCACACATCCTTGGCTGTGGGCAGAAATAAGTGCGGCTTTCCTATCGCTGGTTCCATAGAGTTTATCAACCAAGCGATAACTAGAGAGTTCTCTGAATGCCATCTCTTCAAATTGGGATCTTCAGCAGCTGGTTGTTGAATTTCTCCAGTAAGGTGGCCGAGTTTACCTCTGCCATCGATAGCCAGCTTTACAGATTGAGCCCATTCCAGATAATTGGAACCATTTAATTTATGAACGGTTATTTGTAGGGAAGAAGAATTTGAAGCGGAGTAATCTGTAGTTTGGATAACTACTGAAGACGAGGATGAGTCTTCTCTTGTGTGAGCAGTCGATCCAGTCATGGCTGCTCGGTAGTTCATGGCAGGAATTGGTACAGAGccggagctctgataccatgtaaattttaacagaaaaggaaaaaatgaacaaaaaactctacttttctttattttcccacACACTAAATATGCTTACAAGGTAGGCATATATAGGACAACCCTATCATAGTTCTGCCACCACTTAAGGTAATAGAACCATGATTTTAGGGATTACATAATCAACTCATATCCTATCTATTCAAACTTGATTGATCATAAGCAATCAAACTTGATTGATCATAAACAATAAAATCCCATAATTATGGGAGGTAATTATGGAAGATAATATCTCCCATAATCATAGGAGATAATATCTTCGACACCTACCCAGAAGGCATCAGAGCTATCCTCATTTAATAGCTTCAGTACTGGTTGAATAAGCTTAGAGGCTTGCGAATTCCCATCTTTCTTCGCATTAGGAAATCCACCCAACCTAAGTCAGTCAAAACATGAGCAGCACTGCTATGGATACTGCAAGAACGCATTTCATGACAAGCCAAGCACTTCTACTAACAAATTTAAGCTTGAAAGAGCAAGCATGCTATTGAATAACATCTCAACAAGTTAACTCCTAAACCCACTCAGcatcaagaaagaaaagatagaCTGCACAGTTCTTCTCTGCAACATCTTTCTTTGGATTCCCTTTGCAGAAATGCAGGAAATGCTCTTAAGATTAAAAATAAGACATCAAAAAGGAAATCCAGAAATAATCCCTAAACTCGTGTCAGGGAGAATTGTTTTTTTAATGCTGTAAAGTACAAAACAAACCTTGTGAACAGATCAGACATTGAGGCACAAGAAGCAACCCTCACGAAATGGGAATCTGAAGGAGGCTGCTCATAGtgacaaaagggaaaaaagaaaaaagaaagaaagaatatcTTTATCAGTAAATTATTTAATAGAGTTTCAACTAAAGAGCACTGTTAAGGTTATGAGAAAGCAAGGAAAGATAGCAAGATGTGAATCCCCATAGTAACAGCaggatttcaaaatttttacagCTATGAGGTAAATACCGGACATAGTAGTGTTTAATATTGGTATGATTGAACCAAAAAACTCCCTCTATCCCCAGTCAATCACAAAATTATGTTCACGTTTCTTAGAAACCATATAATCCTACATCCCTTTGTTCTTTATACGCCAAAACTTTACCTATGTGTTTGTCATTCGACCAATATGGTGGTCATAAATGTTTCTCCCTTCCCTCAAGTCTCTCTTAACATACTTGCCGCCATCAAAGTACGACATTCAGTTGGGAGCAACAGGAATACATGAACTGTGACATTAGTCGAGGTAAAAATGCAGGAATAATAATTGCAATTGAGGAAAAGGAAAGGCAAAATTGATGAATTTGATTAATAGCATTTTTAAATCATAAAGATGGAAAGCTACAGATGGCAACAACACCACTTAGAATTTGGTTGCTCAAAGAGTCCAGTGATTTCCAGAAAACATTTA containing:
- the LOC113727203 gene encoding uncharacterized protein — protein: MNYRAAMTGSTAHTREDSSSSSVVIQTTDYSASNSSSLQITVHKLNGSNYLEWAQSVKLAIDGRGKLGHLTGEIQQPAAEDPNLKRWHSENSLVIAWLINSMEPAIGKPHLFLPTAKDVWDAVRDMYSDIENSSQIFNLKTKLWKSRQEDRDVTTYYNQMVTLWQELDLCYEDEWDCRADSVRYKKREENDRVYVFLAGLNQELDEVRGRILGRKPLPSIREVFSEVRREESRRKVMLKSSPKSKAEDEVETSALVSKGTDLDGDKRRKPWCEHCKKSWHTKDTCWKLHGKPSNFKKKNGGDSKVLQTVNEDSQKQQTDFETPAFTKEQLSQLYKLFKSPQFSVTEPKSFTPFCSFAKNGTDHGEDDWMC